One region of Chelonoidis abingdonii isolate Lonesome George chromosome 14, CheloAbing_2.0, whole genome shotgun sequence genomic DNA includes:
- the LOC116833094 gene encoding mast cell protease 1A-like has translation MRSTFSFPALVKRMLLLLLLPVAVLLPPRARAEEIIGGWEAQPHSRPYMAFVKIEKGGHCGGFLIRKDVVVTAAHCNCNLGTITVVLAAHNVSRQEPGRQEIWVRRRIPHPEYNDETLGNDIMLLQLESPAQVNDWVRPIKLPKARQKVKPGTRCSVAGWGLTSSDPEKTSDVLMEVELPVKEDEFCRLYFGREYNYKSMLCAGDMRVPEGTLEGDSGGPLVCDGVAQGIVSWDFKDQSPPEVYTRLSHFIPWIKKMMKKLPH, from the exons ATGAGAAGcaccttctccttccctgctctggtgaagaggatgctgctattactcctgctccctgtggccgttctcctgccccccagggctcGAGCTG AGGAGATCATTGGAGGATGGGAAGCTCAGCCTCACTCCAGACCATACATGGCCTTCGTGAAGATAGAGAAAGGAGGACACTGTGGAGGGTTCCTGATCCGGAAGGATGTGGTGGTGACGGCGGCTCATTGTAACTGCAACCTTGG CACTATCACTGTGGTCCTGGCAGCTCACAATGTTTCCAGGCAGGAACCAGGAAGGCAGGAGATCTGGGTACGTCGCCGAATCCCCCACCCAGAATACAATGATGAGACACTTGGAAATGACATCATGCTGCTGCAG CTGGAGTCCCCGGCACAGGTGAATGACTGGGTGAGACCCATTAAGCTGCCAAAGGCGAGGCAGAAAGTCAAGCCAGGCACAAGGTGCAGTGTGGCTGGATGGGGACTTACTAGCTCAGACCCTGAGAAGACTTCAGATGTGCTGATGGAGGTAGAGCTGCCAGTGAAGGAGGACGAATTCTGCAGGCTTTACTTTGGCAGGGAGTATAACTATAAGTCAATGCTCTGTGCTGGGGATATGAGAGTCCCTGAAGGAACCTTAGAG ggtGATTCTGGGGGCCCCCTGGTGTGTGATGGGGTGGCTCAAGGCATTGTCTCCTGGGATTTTAAGGATCAGTCTCCTCCTGAAGTCTACACGAGACTCTCACACTTCATCCCCTGGATAAAGAAAATGATGAAAAAGTTACCTCATTAA